GTTTAGTTTGGTCCAATGAAAGCAAAGTTAAACTTTGTGGCCGTAGTTCCAAAAGGTCCAAGACAGCTCTGTGGTGAACTGGGGTCAGGACTGAGACCTCAGATAGGGGGAGGAACGGTTCAGAATTCTGGTCCAGCGCAAAACCTTTGATCTTCTGctaggaagcaaaaaaaatgtcaggaaaagactACTGGAACATCTGAACTTGATTTGATTAGAATTTGATTGGTTAGGAGGGTGTGCATACTTGTGCAACCACTTCCCCTTTTCCAATCAGAAGTGTGGAAATGCTCTCATTTTGTCATATCACAAATACCTACCatttaaacaggggtgtgtagactttttctatCCTCTGTTTAGAGACATGGAGGATGGAACAAGATACAGTATTTTGCCACCTTGTCAACACATGGTAGCAATGTTGTTGTCTGTAGTGGACTCGAGTTGCCCGTTTGAGCTAACACGTTCATGTGGCGGTTGTGCTTGCGCAGGAAGAGGAACCGGAAGAGAACGGGCAAGGAGGCCAGCGTGCTCGACGTGGACTTGGAGTCCAGCGGCGAGTTGGCCAGCGTGGAGAAGATGCTTGCCAACACTGACGCCAACAAGTTCACCAACTTCCTGCAGACCGGCGCCAACCACCTCGCGCCCAAGACCGGAGGtcagaattcacacacaaacaataacagaaaatcaaTAGATTTATTTTCTTCACTTCGCTAATgaaaaaatgcagacacaaacatttttgaaaataaattttgattgttttttttttctccacacatTTTTTCCTTGCATTAATTTGCATgaatttccacaaaaaaagtcatttaaagtACAGAAGCTGCTAAAAACTGAATACACCAAATTTTCTAGACTTATTGTATAAAATGgataaagatgatgatgatgatgcaccattattttaattagggattgTAATGGGGCTGAGACCATGGACGATTACAGAAATGGGAGAATATTTAGGGTTGAGAGGCCCAAATTGAGAAAATCAGGACAGGAAGTCAAGTCTAAACGATGAATTGATCATCAACGTAGTTGATTAGTTGTGACTGAATCATAGTTGACACCTTGTGACATTTCCATGTGCAGATGGCGAGCGAGTGGGAGGGGGCGTGGACAAGGAGGCGGGGCGGCGAGAGGAAGCCAAGACGGCGACGTTGCTTCCTCAGTCCAAAGGCAAGAAGAACGCCTACTCCAACTCGGTGCAGAAGATGACGTGTCCTTTCTGCCCTCGCGTCTTCCCGTGGGCCAGTTCGCTGCAGAGGCACATGCTGACGCACACCGGTAGGTCGCCCTGAACGTTGCCGGCCAATTTCGCCGCCGCCACTGACGCCGCCGCGCTTCCCTCCTTGCGCAGGTCAGAAGCCATTCCCGTGCCCGCGCTGCGACGCCTTCTTCTCCACCAAGTCTAACTGTGAGCGCCACCTGCTGAGGAAGCACGGCGTCACCAACCGCACGCTGAGGCGCAACGGCGTCTTCGCCAAGAAAGAGAGCGAGGACGGCTCACATGAGAGCGCCGGTGAGGACACAAATGACGGGACACGTCCACCTTTGAGGACATTTTCCAGCACATTTTGACCACTGATTttatttagtgctgtcaaagttaaagcttcAACTCGCTGTAACTCCAGACTTAAAGCTTTAAAGCTTCAACTATGACAGCGctaatttttcttattttatttttgttggtgACATTTCCATTAGAGAGCCAGTCTGATGCCGAGCAGCTGGTCAATGACTCGTCACCACTGGGCCACGACCCTCCCGCCACCATCAAAGAGACGCCCTCTGAGCAGAAAGGGGATGATCTTATGCCACCTAGCCCCGCCCACAAGGAAAGCCCGGGTGAGTCCCATGCGCGCATATGCTAATTAATGATGCTAATGACAGGATTATCATACATATGTATGTTGTGTGCACAGCGGGTTCGAGTCCTGCACAAGCGCCTGAGCTTGCACACCAGCAGGGGGCAGTGGAGACCTCGATTGACCCATCCAAGCAAGCTCTGCCCAGCGCCAAGGTAACAATCCATGCTTGGACCAAGTTGGCTCCAATAGCACACAAATAAAGATGATTTTATTGTCATATGTCAAtgcattgatggatggatgacatcatcagttggactgatgacatcatcaatagttgacttttttttggggtttgtttttgtttcagtgcGATcgcaacgacgacgacgactgtCAAAGTAATAAAAGTTTAGATTTGAACTTTGGCTCTAAGCTGATCGACTTCAAACTGTCAAACTCGGCCGCTGCCGCATCAGGCCCCGCCCCTGTCCCGGACCCCGCCCCTCAGGAAGTACCCGCCGCCCCCCTGGTGGAGACGACGGATCCCCCCTCGGCCGCCACCAAGCCTCAACCAGACTGGAAGCACGTTTGCGGAGTGTGCCACAAAAGTTTCCGCTACGCCACCACCCTCACACGCCACGAGAGGGCGCACCTGAGCCGGGAGGCACTACCTGAGGAAATGGAAACGGCGGCAGCACCTCCGGAGGCCGACGAGGAGAAACCCGAGGAGGAGCCCGAGAGCAAAGAGGACGACGATGACGAGCGAGGAGCGGTGAGGGCCGGCGAAAGCGAAGCCCCGGAgagtgacgacgacgacgaggacgacgaaGACGCCGAGCGCACGGACGACGACCGTGACGACGCCAAGAGCACGGAGGGCGGCGACTCGGCTGCTGGCGCCCCCACCGTCGTGGACAAACGCAAAAAGAAGACGTGCGGCGTGTGCGCCAAACGATTCTGGTCGCTGCAGGACCTCACCAGACACATGAGGTCGCACACCGGTAAGTCACGCACGCCACGAAGAAGCTTgggctgaaaaaaagtggtattgaacgtgTTTTTCCCGGGCAGGCGAACGTCCTTACCGCTGCGCCACTTGCGAGCGCACGTTCACACTCAAGCACAGCCTGGTTCGCCACCAGCGCATCCACGCCAAGACGCCCAGCGAGGACGGCGACAGGGACGCCCCCACGCCCGCCGAAACCCGCCCAACCTCCGAGAACGAGAGCGAGTGGGCCAAAGACCTGGACGATGCCCGCGCCGCTGACCTGGAGCCCGCTGGTGGCGCACCCGCCCCAGCCCAGGAGCCGCCCGACGCTCCTGAGCAGACACCTGAACTTGACGAGACCCCATCGGAGACCGCGCCCCCCGGCCAATCGGTCGCCAACACGCCGTCGGACTCAAACGTTTCCAAAGAGCTCCCGGGCCCGCCTTTGATCCAGGGCCTGTTGGAGCTCCGAACCCCGCCCCCTCTGGATCACACGCTGGCCAATGGGGAGCCTCCGCTGGTGGGCGTGGAATGAGCGTGCTCAACACGCCGTGCCGTTAACAAGTGCCTTACTACTCGTCCTTTTTATAGCTTTTTAACTTTGTTTTGTCAGCAAGAAGATCAAGATGGCCGACACGCGTCACATCACGTCACGTGACGCTTCTTGTAACTGGAAAAGATTGGCGGCGGGACAGACAGACGGCTGCAATGaactgccgctgctgccgccgccCCTCAGCTAATGTGCGAGGAATTCTCAGTTGACTtttgttgtttgaatttttggtgccgggagggatttttttttttttagcttgtaagtgaacaaatgaaatgtagttttgtgtgtgtgtgtgcgcgcgtgataGCCCTGTGTTGTTGTCGGCCAAGTTGGCGCCGACCCGGGTCCAAATTACCTCAACACTGTCAATCATGTCTTCCTGCTTGCTAGTGCGGTGGCTAACCATTAGCCGGCCCAACTTTGGCTACGCTGGCTCCTTTTCGTGCAATTGGCCTCAGCGCATAAGATCGATTAGCTTTAGCGTTTTAGCTCCACCTCACCTCAGCTTCATAAGGGCTAACACTACTTCAGCAAGGCTAGCAGGCGCCTTCTAAACACTGTGGCGAGCGCTAACACATAAGCAGGCCAGGTCACAAGTATTTGCGCGTTTGCCACAAAACACTTAAAGCTAACATGCCTTCTCCCCTGTAAGCTTCGAGCTCACACTTAAtaattatgaatttttttaattatcaaacTTTTTCGTAAGTGGCGTCAGAGACAATCAATTGCATGTGGAAGAACCTTCTGGGATGGACGTTAAACACTAGCTTATGTCACTGgattcaacttgactttttttttttaatgggggtgGTCTTTAGGAGGGGGGCTCATTTGtccttttagttttagtttcaaaaTGAACTCAACACACCTCACAAATCATGACTTCACTGCTTCGACTGGATGGACACTAACAACAATTATTATGACTACTACTACTCTTAATACTAGTACTACTACAATATAGTAAAAGTGATTGAGTAGTACTGCTAGTATTTGTACATGGTCAGCACTTGTTTTCATCTCTAAGCATCAAAGTAGACGGTGGCGCGTCATAAAACGGGCTGCTAGTCGCAACAGGCTAATACTAATAGCATCAGGCTAATGCTAGCtggatgatgtcatcaaatACACGTGAGCTCGATGTTAGCCTGGCCAGACCATCATGTCATTGCAGTGAGTTTGTCCATCTCATGTGTTTCAAGTCAGCAGCTATTGGCGGCCATTAgcaaatgaataaacaatatGACCATGTTTTTCTGATTTCTCATGTGAAAGGGACTCTCCCACTTCCCAGTCAGCATAACTTAAGTTAGCTTTGTACCCCTACACCCCCAACAACAACGATGGTGTGACTTGTGCGTGTGCTCAGCTGTATGGATTGTTTCTAAAAGTATTTATTTGGCCCCCAGATGAGTGTGtaggtgtatatgtgtgtgagcGTGTATGTTGTGCAGAAAGTCAGATCAAATCAAATTAAACATGCCAAGTTCATGTCTGAAAGAACTCAAATGTGAGGCTGAAGATTTGCAGGCATACTTTGATGTCGTCAggttgcacgcacacacgcacgcagctAATCCGGGCTGCAAACGAGCAATAGAAttaaccaagaaaaaaaaaaagctttaattaTCAAATCTTTTGTCTTTTCTGTCAAACTGTGAACAtgaactttattattattatttgtttttctcttctgGGTGACTTTTAGTATAGTTatctttttttgcatgtttaatCAAATGTGCTTGATGATttctacacaaacacacacgtcataaataaaaagatgatgTTGCTCTCAGGGTTCttcaactgtttttgttttgcttcctgAGATGCAAACTTTGATTCTGAGCTCATGTCGACTGTCAATCAAAATCAATCACGCCAGCACTTGACTGTGAACACGCGCAACAAGTGGAAGTCATCGtcaatgaaaagacaaaaataaagactGAAAAGGTCACCACCGCCTCTTCTGTCTCTTGGCATACATGTTTGCGCATTGCATATTTAAACAGGAAATAGACCCCACTTCCTGTTACTCCATTTatttgaaggattgtttaaatcaggggtgtcaaacatacggctcaggcccacaaaggggctTCATCTGGCCCACGAGATGatcttttaaattaaaaaaaaaaaaaaagcaatgtcaGACACAACCAGActgccaaaatcaaaacatataatttcacaagcagtcctcagatgagcaatgcaacttgcacACGGAATGGACCTGGatgttattttacacacaaccttatttaatttgttgaaaaaaatttaaaaaacatccatctatccatccatcttcttgaccgcttattcctcacaagggtcgcggggggtgctggcacctatctcagccggctctgggcagcaggcgggggacaccctggactggttgccagccaatcgcagggcacacaaagacgaatAACCatccactcacaagcacacctagggacaattcggagcgtccaattaacctgccatgtatgtctttggaatgtgggaggagaccggagtacccggagaagacccacgcgggcacggggagaacatgcaaactctacccaggaatggctggagcctggactcgaaccggagtcctcagaactgggaggcgacgtgctaaccagtcaggcaacgtgctaaccagtcatccaccgtgccgccaaaataaaaacatagaccaacataaattaAACAAACATGTTGAGTACGACACATTCAGCAACCGGTAACAAATGACATGGATTAACGTCCTATAACTTCActgcaaatagcgaaaatctgtgtACAACTGACgccaattaatttaaaattatatacCATGATTTTaccggtttttttttcctccatgtggccccttaGCTAAtaggagtttgacacccctgatttacatgtaatgttttatttaatgttaagCCATAAAACATGAGCGTGCATGTGAGAAAATGAGCTTGCTGGTCGTCATGGCGGGTCAGGCGGTGGCCGCTTTCATCAACGCCTGCTCGCCAAACACGCGCGTGAAGTGAAGCACGTGCTCCTCGCAGTGCTCACCTGCAGAGAAACACACAGATAatccagtgattcccaaccactgtgATAATAATAGGAAATTATGCTACTTTAAATAACTGGATCAAAAACGATTGTTTGTAATGTATCTTTCTTGGTCTATCTATGGCAGCAatgtatagtgacaggcagcACAATTTACAAGATAGCAGAAGATCCATAATGTACAGTGGTGGCTTAATTTAACAGGTAAATTCATTCAATGGCCAAGGACTGTATTgcataaaaacaagaaaacaaaaaacgaagcaAAAGAGGAAGTTGAGTGGTTGAGAAATGACTAAAGACTGTAGCAAAAACGTGTTCATGTCATTTCGATGCATTGTCCCAGTCTGCCACAAGGTGGCACACGCGAGTCATCATGTGAGCATCTTGGGTGACATCAATCGCCAGGTATGAAAGACGCCATTAAACTTTTATgataaaaagtaattaaaaacgaCGATTTGGTCATTAATATCACTGTCTAATGAGTTGTGTCACTTCACAGGACAAAACTGTGTACATACATCTTGACAAGAGAAGCGGTTTTGGTGTGTCTCGTGAACTCTGGTAAGCTTGCTATCGGGCTAATGTTAATCCgttaattattgttttgtttgtttgtgtgttttaataTTGGTTTTGCTACACACTTCCTTGTTATACTAaagaaaaattaattaaaagcaaTTAGTTACAACGTTTaacaccactgttttaatgttgTAACAGTTTACACTGGTAAAATTAGTAAAGTTTGCTAGTTGAGGATTAGcacgatgctaatgctaaattaccggcggccatcttgcattGCTGATCCATAAGTAGATTatagattgttttgtttttccttcaactAGAATTGAAAACCTTGAGGGTTCAGTTTGAGCCAAATTCAGTCTAGGATAGGACTGAGGCGTTGCTAGCTGCGCCATTGGCCTTGAGGACATCTGACTTGCATGAAAATTAAGTTAAGATACCactacaaatattttttggtgatatttttgtttagtggtgggctgtggtttttttttctcatttcaacTATAGGCGTAATAGTGTGGCATAATAAGCTTGTGTGTGCGGATGTTCGTGGGCGCTGACCGGGGTTGAACGCCGGGTTCCCCCTGAGGCGCTGGTTCCTCTGCTGGAAGGACCTGAAGACTGTGAAGAACAACATGTCGTCTCCCGTCTGACGAGCCGCGTCCAGAAACTTCCGGGCGGACATGTTGTCGTGGGCGCCTATGTACCGGTCATACACACACAGAGCATAATAGTTGCCATGATGAATCCCCGGCCTTCGAGAGGTCATGTGATCCTGACTGTGGAGATTCGTTTTGAAGTCCACATGTCGTGAGCCCAGATGACGTGCGGCGTTACCTACCGACGCTGCGGATGAATCTGAGTGCGCCCAGAACCTGCTGCTTGGACAGCAAGACCTCCACGATCTCGTCATTGGCCGTCGACAGACGCTGCGACGCGCGCGCACAAACGAAGTGTGTCATTAGgcgatgaaaaaaataatgatgatgatgtggaaGAGTACCTTCAACATGTCAAGGGACAGCTGATGGGCTGGGGGGTACGTGCTCTCCAGGGACAGAAGCAAACACGCCTGAAAGAGGTCGACAAGCGGTCATGCATtgcagttaaagggatacttgactcactgagccattttcagcagtaaaactaaatattttggtcagaattaatgtgataacttatttttcatgaacaatttatACCTTTATTaaggaagcgtattgcattcacttgaaaaaaaaaatcctgtttttctgactaatcttTTTGGGgagctatgttttttttctttcttttttttagtgttttttttctgttttactgaatatttttttctgtcataaaaaaaaaaaaatccaaaaaacattaaaaaaaaaatactcagaaaaatgggggaaaaaaatattccaaaaacagaaaacaaaaatattctaaaaaacaagagcaccaacttctgtttttcagagtattttttattttttttacctctgaactccaaatgacttgttgcaggccactgacctgtatatatgactggatagcagatagcccatacatgccagtgcaagccgttgaagtcacagggcggccatcttgttactcccacgtcgcgagcagactactgtataaactatacggtatacgtacagatgagacatatacagctcgtagacaGTATAAGGCTGGAGGCGGGGTGGCGggtttgtgccggggtggtcattaagatggccgccctgtgactttttttcagctatccagtcatatatacaggtcagtggtctgaaacaagtcacttggagttcagaggtccgaaaaaaaattactccgagaAAAGAGAgcaccgactttttttttttttttagtttttttgtttttttttgttttgtttttgcaaatattttttttttctgttttttttggaataatgtttttcggagtaattttttccccctatttttcggatttttttttttttttcctgtttttctgaataatttttttttatgacagaaaaaaatattcagtaagacggaaaaatttaaaaaaaaatactcaaaaaaacaaagctccccaaaaaaattagtcagaaaaacaggagatttttttttttcacgtgaatgcaatacgcttccgtacattataaactaatttttccacgtgctgttgactgaagatgacaccacctgtgctgaggaaggaggtaacgaccaatcatggctcagtttgctgaccaaatccagaaaacaggtgagccatgattggtcgttacctcctACCTCAGCACAGGGGATATAATCTataatcgacagcaagtggaaaaatttgtttttaaaggtatgagttgtacaagaaaaataataatattatcaaattaattctggacaaaatattaactttttactgctgaaaaaggACAATGGGAAAGCTTCAGTTTTCCGACATTGTGTAATTAAGTACTTAGTCAGAAAACATGGTCAGTTTGTGACAAACATTTCCTgtaattgtgatttaaatttTGTATGGTCCATGTTTACCAGCCCCGAAATTAACTTTAGAGGCCTTTTTAGGACTTGCTGACCGGCCAAACTCTTTTGCTGATGAAAGCCAACTTTAGAAAGCCTTTGGGCGTGTTTCAGGACAAATTAGAGAGAAAGAGGCGAAGCGCCTTCGTGTTCGCGAGACTCACCAGCGGTTTGGAGTCGGTGAGGACGTGATACTGCAGGAACTGATGTAACATGTAGAAGAGGTTGTGCTGAACCAGCGTCTTGATCACCAGCTCGTACAAGTAATGCTGACGTCACAACGGAGAACGTCGGTCAGTCGGCCGCACGGATGCGCGTGGGTTCGTGTGACCTTAGCTGACCTGCACGCTGATCTGGAAGTGGTTGAGCGAGCGAATGTACTCCATCAGCACGGCGATGGTCAACTTGTGGGAGGCGCCCTGCACGCGTCAACAAGGATTTGATGcgtaatttttgtttaaaatttgttttaatgttgatgTACCTTCCTTTCCGTGAACGCCGACAAGACATGCGTGTACATATCCGATTGGTCGATGACCGcctggcttctgattggtcgctTGTGAACGCCGCCGCCTCGCGTGGGCCCCGCATCCACGGCCTGCAAAGGCGCATGCGCGTCAGCTGtcccctccccttttttttggTTCTGTCGCTCACTTACCGCGCTGTAGCTTTGCTCCGCCTCCAGGAAGTCCTTGTACACCTGATTGAGCTTGTCGAAGACGCTCGCCACCACGGGAAGGCTTCCTCGCTGCTCGCCTTCCACCactacacgcacacaaacattagcattagcacgctgGCAGCAAACCGTGACGCGGCTGAGACAGACGTACATTGTGAGCAGACAGACAGGATGACCATCTTGCAGTCGTTGCGTCGTAACAGGAAGTCCATCAGTTTGCTTTTGTCCTGGAGCATGTTGACTGTCGGACTTAGCTTGACACGAAGATACCACAGGTAacctgtcaatcaatcaatcaactagtcaataaatgtgtgtgtgcgtgcgcgcattTGTTTGCAGACCTTCACTGGCGCTGATGATGATGTCGGGCTGGAAGACGCTCCACGAAGACGAGTCTGCGTTGCCGTCAAGTCAAACGACAAgtaacgcgcacgcacacgcatgcacaacaGAAGGATACACAGCTGACACGGGACAGGAAGTTGTGACGGAACCACCGCCGGACCTTCAAACGACATCAAAACATTAACGACACGGCCATTATTtagcgtgcgcgcgtgtgtatgTACGCGCGTGCCTGTAAGCGGGATGCAACACGGCTGTATGGAGCGAGCAGGAAGGACAGGCTGGTGCGTGCTGACGGCACCGTCCGACTCCTTCAACTTGATGTCGAACATCAGCGAGGTCtggaaacacgcacacgcacgatgACGTATTTGTAAGGCGACGCTTCACGTGCGCGCGCACTCACCTGAGAGCTCTGATGATGGACCACCACCAGGTTGTCGACGATGTTGAGCGCAAATTTCCCGGTCGTGTTCAATTTCAACACGTGTGTCTTTTTGCACACGCCCTCCCTGCGCACACGTTTTCACATTTAACACTCGAAGTGGGTGTGGgtggtcttgtttttgttacatggtGGGGCCATTTTTTCGGGACCCGTCCTTGTGGGGcccagacctctttttgagggtcaagacttggttttacagTTTAGGTTTTAATTGcgttatggttgaggttagggtaaggaataggggtaggcaatcattttttatGGTtgaggttggggggggggctaggaaatgcattatgtcaatgagatgtCCCCACAAAGACAGTAAAACAAACGTGTGTGCGTATACCTTGGCAAGTGGTAGAGGACAACCTCAGCACTGGGACTGTTGGCGCTTCTGGAGTGATGCTTCAGGTACATCACATACAACTGACCATAACTGCACACAAACAAGTATTATCGTTATTGTTAATAAGGGATGTTTGATAGCATATTGTAGACCAATACCAAAATTTGTGAGCATTTTTCctgaaaattgcatgaaattattggcaattttctattcttctaatgtcTAGTTTCTGAATATAAaagagccacaagagggcaccaTTGCGAGTACCAATACTTTGAAACAAGGGCGGGTATCAGCCCGATACGataactggtatcggtactcgcccatccctattttTGATACACAtttcctccccaaaaaaacaatgacaatatcattttaaataaagCTCTAGATAGCAATTTTATTTATGAGgcactttaaaatgtatttatcccAATATTAGCATTTTACAAGAAAACTGCGTGAAATtaatggtatttttttattctcgTAATTGCACAATTCTAGTCCATCATAAAGATAAATATATAGATAAAATTAGAACAAAGAATGACTTCATTAAAATATCTATCACATAAAAGATTAAAggtatactttacttatttaaccatttttgccagtcaaacattaatattttgcctataataaatttgatattttcattatttttcatgcaacttgctgccaactgaaaatgacatcacaagggctcaggtaaccaatcaaagCTCAGCTTCTGAACGTCgcgtgaccaaacctagaaaacaggtgagctgtgattggttacctgagcccttgtgatgtcattttcagtccacagcgagttgcaaaatgtgtttttaaaggtactaattgtacgttaaaaataatgaaagtagcaaattatttagagaaaaaaatataactttttattgctatactgggctaaataagtgaagtatatcTGTGCACCAATttacctggggaaaaaaaaaatgaccaccactgccacctactgtagtggatgtgcaaataCACTTTCAGCCACTTACATGGTCGCCATGGCAACGTCCCTCTCTGACAGGCTGAGTTTGGCTGGTTTTGGCACAACAGGCAGCTCGATCTCAAACTTGGACATCTTGGACACGCTCCCGCCCTtatttgcacacacaaaatttaGATGCAGCTGCAAGCCGGAGACACAAGTCACTTGTTGCGAGTTCTGACCCGGAAGGCGAAGGGCTGCAGGACGTTGGCCTGCACGGTGGTGGACAGCAGCATGACGGCGGTGTCGGGGCAGTACTGGTACCAGTTGACATTGAGGCTGTGACTCTTGAGCAGTTTGACGGTACGTTTGTCGGGAAACACCTGAATGCAACATGTGTGTGGGCGGGGCCTGTTCCTGAAAGGAGCGTGGCAGCGGTAGCGGCACTACCTGGTAGAACTCGATGCCCTGGTCGCTGACAAAGACTATCTCGTTCCAGTTGGTCCAGCAGAAGCCCAACAGGTTGGCATTTTTCATCTGGAACGGCATGACGCATGCATGCGTCAGTTAGAGAGGCTCACCGGGATTGGTGGTTTTGTGTGAGCGCCTCACCTTGCATTCGTGCGTGAACTCCGTGTGCGGGAAGTCGGGGATGAAGTTGATGAAGtcctgaaagacaaaaaaataaatacaggattttttttctaaagactTTGTGCATTGTACTCAGGTTGACTTAACCACACAACAATTTTGACAGAATCTGAAGTACTTTCAAATAGTTAAAAGAGTGAactgacaccccccccccccccccccccccaaaaaaaaaaccccatcaaaCTCACCACAGACTTGGACGTTCTCTGTACGGCCAGAATTTTGTTCCCAATGGAGAATTTGATGCACTTGACCTCACCTTTATCCTCCATTCTGCACACAGTTGGTcatataataatgatgatagtAATGAGAATGAACAAATATCAGTTTGTCCCAGGGCGTGTGATGCACCTGAAGGCAACAGAACTCTTGTCATCCGGACCTTTGACGACCACCCCCGTGGCGCCCCCTGAACGCACCGCGAACACCTGAAGGCAGCATCAGAACACCATCCTCTTATTTTGCGTGAAAACCAACTCAAACACATCATACATACATTTGGATGACATATTGTTCGATgtcgttctttttttcttttcttttcttttttgttgttgttgttgtttcgttGCTGCCCGGCCAGCCAGTCGGTCGTCAGCTGACTTGGCTCGCCGACACGCTAATTGAAGCTAGCGGAAGCTCACCTGTTTGTTGGCTTCGTCGAAGAAAACATTGTTGACGCTCGAAGCGTTTTCAAAGTGGACAAGGTTGTCACAAAGCTCCAAGTAGTGCTCGTCGCTCATAGCCTTAAAACATCCGATCGAGCTTTTGGCTATTTTTGTTTCTaaacaccaaaacaaaataacacac
This genomic window from Festucalex cinctus isolate MCC-2025b chromosome 20, RoL_Fcin_1.0, whole genome shotgun sequence contains:
- the rmc1 gene encoding regulator of MON1-CCZ1 complex, giving the protein MSDEHYLELCDNLVHFENASSVNNVFFDEANKQVFAVRSGGATGVVVKGPDDKSSVAFRMEDKGEVKCIKFSIGNKILAVQRTSKSVDFINFIPDFPHTEFTHECKMKNANLLGFCWTNWNEIVFVSDQGIEFYQVFPDKRTVKLLKSHSLNVNWYQYCPDTAVMLLSTTVQANVLQPFAFRGGSVSKMSKFEIELPVVPKPAKLSLSERDVAMATIYGQLYVMYLKHHSRSANSPSAEVVLYHLPREGVCKKTHVLKLNTTGKFALNIVDNLVVVHHQSSQTSLMFDIKLKESDGAVSTHQPVLPARSIQPCCIPLTGPAVVPSQLPVPCQLYSSSWSVFQPDIIISASEGYLWYLRVKLSPTVNMLQDKSKLMDFLLRRNDCKMVILSVCSQLVEGEQRGSLPVVASVFDKLNQVYKDFLEAEQSYSAAVDAGPTRGGGVHKRPIRSQAVIDQSDMYTHVLSAFTERKGASHKLTIAVLMEYIRSLNHFQISVQHYLYELVIKTLVQHNLFYMLHQFLQYHVLTDSKPLACLLLSLESTYPPAHQLSLDMLKRLSTANDEIVEVLLSKQQVLGALRFIRSVGAHDNMSARKFLDAARQTGDDMLFFTVFRSFQQRNQRLRGNPAFNPGEHCEEHVLHFTRVFGEQALMKAATA